The sequence TACGGTTGGCCCAAGTATTCCTTGCGAATCCGGCAATGATCGGCAGAAATATGCAATGCAGGCCTCTTTGGGGCCGCGCCGAACGGCCTCAGCGTCCGAGCCAGCCCCGGAAACCTGCTTGAGGCCGCTTTGCGTCTCGTCAGGCACCTATGGCATGAGCTTTGCTAAAGCTGGGCTAACTGGGATTTCAGCGCTCAGTTCGAGAATGAAACGCTGCCGGGACACCAATTTCGAGCCCGGCAGCGTTCGATTCACGGCCGCGTGCATGAAACCACTTAAGGCGGCCCGCGAAGCGAAACTGAAACAATACGATCCGATGCTGGGGTGACTCGTCTACGGAGGCTCAGATGCGTAGCCTGATTTTTGGTGCGGCTCTCCTGGCGCTGGCAACGATCGGATGTTCGGCGTTTATTTCCGCCGCCGTTTCCGCAGCCCGGGATGCAAAAGCCGCAACATTCTCAGATCGGTTTGCACCGCCAACCAAGGCCCTCTCGATGAGCTAGACGCGCCAGTGTGAATCGGAGGGTTTCTCGCCCGTCGTTCTCTGGGCCGGAGCCCCCTCGCGCTGTACCGATCGTGACCATGCGCAGATCAGCGATCAGACACCGAACAACCCGCCGAGCAGCTATTTGCCTGTTACCCGCCGTAAAGACAGCGTATCGAACAATGACGTCCAGGATGGCTTTCACGACGGCCACATCTCTGCTGCCTGGGATCGCGAGCCAAAAACCCGCAGGAGCCGTTAGCGCGGGGTGAGCTGCTCAGTGCGGACCACAGGCCTGGTTTCCCCCTGGTCGTAGTTCCTGCTCGCGATCAGTTCGATTTTCCAGCGGTACTGCTCGAACGTGCCTCTGGCGTCCGTTTGACGGGTCCCATCCTTTGCGGCGCGATCGAGCAAGGCAGCCCAGGTGACGAAGCAAAGGACGCGCTGTTCGCTGTCGAACATCGCAAACGCGATGCCTTCGAAAAGTCGGAACTCGATATCGCGAGACGGATCGGTAGTAAGGGGCATTTTGAAATCTCCAATAGGCAATCCCTCGATTTTGGTAGGTTCTGCCGTTCCTCACAAGGGTTCGACTGTGAAGCCGCCTGCCAAATCCGCGCTGTGCGGATGCAGCAAACCACGCTTCAGGAGATGGAGCGCACTTAGATGACGCATGATGCTTGGCCGCGGCGGGGCTGTTGAAGGTGCCCGACATCGGCGCGCTTCTGCGGTGCGCACGGCTACGCTGGGGGGGGGATCTCGATTACAAGCTCGGCGAGCACCCCGCCACGCTGACTGACCTCGAGAGAGCAGCGCACACGCAGCGGATGAGAGAGATCACGCGTGCTCTGGGCTGGTACACGTATACAGTGGACAAGCTCAAGGCGACGATGCGCGACGACTTCCGCATTCGGGTCGCGCGCCGGTTCGCGGCATGGCGACGGCTGGACGCCTTGGAAGCGCGGGCGGCCGGCAGTTATGAAGCCTTGCCAAAACGCCGCTCATCGCAGATGTGCCGCTATAGAAAGGTGACGATCCGGAATGGATGACGCGTTAGGAGATGAGGAGCGAATCGCGACTTCCTCGCTATTCGCGCGGCGATTAAAGGATCTAGCGAAGACCGGCCGCCTCACAGCGAAGGGCTATCGCGATATCTCATCTGGGCTTAGGTCGGCGTCGACCTCCATTTCGCGATCAGTGAGCGAGATCCTGAATCGCGAAAGGTTGCCCAGAAAAATACACCCGCCCCCTCACGTCAGCATCGCGACGATCGTCTGGATCTGGTCGGAGGCGGCCATCACCAGTCCGTCGTATGACGTCTGTCCCTGTGCGGCGGCGTTCAGGATGCATTCGGCGACGGCGGCTTTCAGGCCGAACACTGATTGATGGGCGGGCACGCTCGCCATCACGGTCTCCAGCGCTTGACGCATCGTGTGAATGAGCTCGGAGCTGTATTGCATTGGCTTGTCCTCCGCGACCCCATATGAGGTCGCGCGGCCATGCTTGCCACTCACAAACCTGAGATTCTTCTTTGAAGAACTCTCAGATGAACGCCTCAGTTCAAACGCCAGATCGCCGCATTGAGCACGCCGGCAAACGCGACCCAGGCTGCGTAGGGTACGAACAGGACGGCGGCCAGCCTGTCGCGTGACATCTCCAGAGCGATATAAGCCACGATCGCGACGAACAGGCCAATGAGGATGACGAGCGCGGCGCCGATCTGATGCATCGTGAACATGACCGGCGACCAGGCGAAGTTCAGCGCCATTTGCGTGGCCCAGGCCAGCATCGCCTTGCCCCTGGGCTCGCGGCGAAAGGTTCGCCATCCCGCAATCGCGATCATGACGTAGAGGATCGTCCAGGCGATCGGGAACGCCCAGTTGGGCGGAACGAAGCTCGGCTTGGCGAGGCCGGCATACCATTCGCCGGGAAGGTTGGTAGCACCAATCAGCCAGCCGATGCCGACCACGCCTGCCACGAAGATCAACAACAGAACCATCCATCACCTCGCGCTTCGCTTTCCACGACGGTATCATCTTTCCATGAGCGAATCCGACCCGGTCACCGACAACGCATCGCCGGTGCGCAAGATCATCCATATCGACATGGATGCCTTCTATGCGTCGGTGGAGCAGCGCGATCATCCGGAGCTGCGCGGCAAGCCGGTCGCGGTGGGAGGCTCCGCGGAGCGCGGCGTCGTCGCGGCTGCGAGCTACGAGGCGCGCAAGTTCGGGGTGCGCTCGGCGATGCCGTCGGTGACGGCGAAGCGGCAATGTCCCGATCTGATCTTCGTCAAGCCGCGCTTCGAGGTCTACAAGGCGATCTCCAGGCAGATCCGCGACATCTTCGCCGAGCACACTGACATCATCGAGCCGTTGTCGCTGGATGAAGCCTATCTCGACGTGACGGAGAACCTGCAAGGCATTCCGCTGGCGCGGGACATCGCGCTGAAGATCCGCGAGAAGGTCAGGGCGGAGACCGGCCTCAACGCGTCGGCCGGCATCTCCTACAACAAGTTTCTGGCCAAGCTCGCCTCCGACCATCGCAAGCCCAACGGTCAGTTCGTGATCTCGCCGGAGATGGGGCCGGCCTTCGTCGAGATGCTTCCTGTCGGCAAGTTCCATGGGATAGGCCCCGCGACAGCTGCGAAGATGAACGCGCTCGGCCTGTTCACAGGTCTCGACATCCGCAACCAGACGCTGGCGTTCATGAACGCGAATTTCGGCAAGTCTGGCGCCTATTACTACTGGATCTCGCGCGGCGTCGACGAGCGGCCGGTCCGGGCCAACCGGATCCGCAAATCGATCGGCGCGGAGAACACGTTCTCGACCGACCTCGACGCGTACGACGCGCTGGCAGCCGAGCTCAGGCCGCTGGTCGACAAGGTCTGGCGGCACTGCGAGGCGACCGGCAATCGCGGCCGCACCGTCACGCTGAAGATCAAGTTCGCCGATTTCGAGATCATCACGCGCAGCAGGTCTATTCCCGCACCGGTTGCGAGGCGGGACGATCTCGAACGGCTGGCCTGCGGCCTGCTCGAGATCGAGATGCCGCTGCCCAAGCGCGTCAGGCTGCTGGGCGTCTCGCTGTCCGCGCTGCAGGCCGGCGACGAGGCGGAGCCGCAGTTGACGCTGGGTATTTGAAGGAAGCCGGCAGGCTCCCCCGGCGAACGCGACATCTTTGTCCGCGACGCGGCGCAAAACCTGTCGTAGAGACACCAAAACACGGATTTTCACGATTGATGCTGGAATGCTTGCTTTATTGATACGCCTCGGTCTTCGCTTCGAAGACCGTATCGAGGAACGCCGGTTCGTCGACCAGTACGTCCGAGGCAGTCTCGGCTGGACGCAGATCGCAATGCTGCTGGGTGCGGCCACCTATGCCGGCTACACGCTGTGGGATTGGGTGCTGTATCCGGAGGTGGTTCCGACCACGCTCGCCATCCGCGGCGGCACCGCCCTCTTCATCCTGCTGCCGCTGACTGCGCTGCTGTCGCGGCGCAGGATGAAGCCCTGGGCCGAGACGATCTTCCTCGTCTATTGCGTCATTCCCGGCTGCATCCTGCCGAGCATTTACCTCGTCCTGCCGTCGGGCTTCACCTTTGCCGCGCCCGGTATGATGATGATCATCCTGTTCGTCTCGACCATGCTGCCGTTGCGGATCGGCTCGCTGGCGATCTTCTGCCTGCTCTCGTCGACGGCACTGCTGGTTGCCGAGACATTCGCGCAGACGATGCCGGCGGGCTTGAGCTTCATCAATCACTCGCTCGTCGGCAACGCCTACGCGTTATCGCTCTATGCCGTGGCTGCGCGCGAATTCCGGGCGCGAAAGCAATTCCGGACGGCCGAGGCGCTGCAACGTGAGAAGGAACGCTCGGAGAAATCGCTGCGGGAGTTGCGCGCGACCCAGGAGCAGCTCGTGCAGGCCGAAAAGCTCGCCTCGCTCGGACAATTGGTGGCCGGCGTCGCGCATGAGGTCAACACCCCGCTTGGCCTTGCCTTGACGACCTCGACGACCATGCAGGCGGACCTGCAGACAATGGCCGACGCCTTGGGCGGAGCGTCGGTTCGGCGATCCGACCTGACCAAGGGAATCGACAGGCTCAAGCAGGGGCTGAACCTGACCTTCGAGAACCTGCACCGCGCATCCGAGATGGTGCAGAGTTTCAGGCAGGTCGCGGTGCACCAGGCCGACGAGGACCGGCGCAGTTTCGAGCTGAAGGATTGGCTGTCGGAGTTGATCTCTAAGCTCGGCCCGTTGCTGTCGCATCATGGCCTGACCATCGAGGTGCAATGCCCGGCGGGAATTACGCTCAACAGCTACCCCGGCGCGCTCGCGCAGGTGATCAGCAATCTCGCTCTCAACACGGCCGGACACGCTTACCCCGACAAGAAGGGTGGCAAGTTCGTCATCACGGTGAGCCAGACGGATTCCAAATCGGTCCGTCTCGTTTGCGCCGACGAAGGCGTTGGAATTCCGGATCACCTGCAGGCGCATGTCTTCGATCCATTCGTCACGACAAGCCGTGAGAAGGGCAATGCCGGTCTGGGACTGCATATCGCGTTCAATCTGGTCAGCTCATCGCTCAACGGGCGCTTGCGACTCGAGAGCAAGGCGGGTCCGGGTACTCGGATCGTCATCGAGATTCCCGTCGAAGGAGCATTGCAGGACAATAGCAAACAGGCGAGACCTGACACCATTGTGAACAGTTCCCAATGACTGCATGGCAGTCAGAGGCCGACTGCCTTTGTCGATCTTCGAGGCAGTGCCTGACATCAAGCTGACAAACCCGCCTCGATTCAATTCGACGCTCCGCTTGAGCAAGATGCATTCCATTGCTTCTCGTTCGTGCGCAATCGACGCGAAGTTTTTTTGCGCACGCATTTTGCTCGCGCCATTCAAATGACACGTACTGACGGATAGTCGTCAGCGTTTCGCGACGTTGCTCACGCGCGACAAGTTCGACGTCACTCACGCGCAGCGATCCGCGCATGAGCGGCGTCCGCTTGATCGCACATGCACGACGCTTGCCTCGCATGACATCGCTAAAACATAAACTGTCATTGGTTCACCGTCTCGCTTTCGAACTGCGCCTGAAGTTTTCGTCGTTCGCCGCTCGAGGAGCTGATCGTGACTCAACTCAACATGCATTTCTCCGAGGACGAGCAGTCCCGGAAGGTACGGAATGGTGCGCTCGCCGCGGTCGTCACGCAGGTCGTGCGTCTTGCGACACAGACCGGATCCGTGATCCTGCTCTCGCGCCTGCTGACGCCGGTCGACTTCGGTACTTACGCGATGGCCTCGCCGGTGCTCGCCTTCGCGGTGCTGTTCCAGGATCTCGGCCTTGGACACGCGACCGTACAGAAGGACGAATTGACCCAGACCGAATTGAGCGCGCTGTTCTGGGTGAACCTCTCGGTCGGCGCGGCCCTGGCCGTCACCCAGGTGGCGCTATCGCCGCTCATCGCCAGGTTCTACAGCGTGCCGAATCTCGCTCCACTGACCTCGGGCATGAGTGTCACCTTGCTGCTCAGCGGCGCCGACGTCCAGCATCTGTCGTTGCTGACGCGCCAGATGAGGTTCTGGACGCTGGCAGGCCTGGAATCCGCGGCCGCACTGACCGGACTACTGACCTCGGTCGTGGTCGCGCTGGTCTATCACAGCTATTGGGCCATCCTCGCCGGCAGCCTGGCATCGGGTCTGGTGCTCGCAGGCGGCGCCTGGCTGAGTTCGGGGTGGTTGCCGTCGAGGCCCGGCTCGATCAGAGCCGCACGCGACATGCTGACCTTCGGGCTCGGCGTGACCGGTTACAATTTCGCGGAGTTCCTCTCCCGCAACACAGATGGGGTGCTGATCGGCAAAGTCTGGGGTACAGCCTCGCTCGGCGCCTATAACCGCGCTTACCGACTCCTGCTGTTTCCCCTTCAGCAAGTCAGCAACCCAATGGTGCGGATCATGCTGCCGACATTGTCGGGCCTGCTGAAGGAGCCTGAACGCTATCGGGAGTCGTTTCGTCGCGCCGTGCTGCCGGCGTTCCTCCTCGTGCTGCCTGGCGTCGCCTTCATGATCGCCTGCGCCGACACGCTCGTCGAAACTCTGCTGGGAGACCAATGGAGAGAGGCGGCGCCGATCTTCGTCGCGCTCAGCATTGCCGGCCTGCTACAGACCAGCAACAGCCCCGCCACCTGGCTGTTCCTCAGTCAGGGCCGCGCCAAGGAATACATGCGCTGGGGCCTGTTCAATGTCTCAACGTCGATTGCAGCCTTCATCTGTGGCCTGCCGTTCGGACCGGTCGGCGTCGCCAGCGCATATTCGATCAGCGAGTGCATACGCACACCCATTCTGTGGTGGCTGATCGGACGAAACGGCCCCGTGCGCCATCGAGACCTCATGAAAGTGATCGGGCCTCATCTCGCCGGTGCCCTGGCGTCAGTCGGAGCTGCGTGTCTGCTCCATCGCTGGCTGCTCGCGCGTTCGATCGGCGGGATACCCGATTTGGCAGCCTGCTTCGGCCTGTCGTATGCCGTCTCGCTCACGATCGTCGCACTGTTTCCGGCCAGTCGCGGAGAAATGCGGCGCTACGCACAAAGCATTCGTGGCGGGTAATGCGATCGGCGCCGGATCGTTCGCAAGGCAGCGGATCTGATTGCCACGTCTCTGATTGCCACGCCGCGAATCATGCCATGGACGCGCGCCACGGGAGTGATCCGTATGTCACCGTGGCGCACGTGTCTCGAAACGCCCCGTTTTGGGGGCTCAATGCCTCACTTGCTCGAACACGACGACCACGCCGGTCGGCTCGGGCTCGTGCGCCATCAGGCGCGTCAGGTCGGAATCGCCCCAATCGGCGAGACTGACGACCTCGCCGCTCTGACGGTCAGTGCCGAGCGACGGTGTGGGCTCGAGGACCTTGAGGCCCATCTCGTCGACGAAGAAAGTGTGCTCGCCGAACATGCTGTTGAGCTGCGGCATGGCCGGATGTTCGTCGGGCAGCACCTGAGCGCCGAGTTGGTTGACGGTCTGCTTCACCTGTTCGGATGTGAGCTTCATGAGCTGCTCCGTTCTGTCACGTCGGGTTTCAGTGGACTGAGCCAGAGCGGGCGTTCCCTGCGCCGATATGCGCCTGGCTCAGACTACCGAACAGGTGCTGCGCACAAATGTTCCTGAGAAATCCAATTCGTGATCGCGGGTTTCATCCGCCGCGCTCACGGCACGGGATTGCCACAAGATGCACACGATCTGCCGAGAGATGCGTCAATCTGCAGCTTCGACGATCCGGATGTCGCGATCGGCGCCGTCTCCGAGCAAGTCATGCGCCTTTTGATAGGCCGGGCTCGCATACGCCGCCTTGGCACTCTCGACGCTGTCGAACTCGATGAGAACCACCCGTTCCATCTGGCCGAACTCGAAGACAGCAGCCGGCATTCCGCGCGCGAGCACACGGCCTCCGGCCGCTTCGATCGCCGGACGCGACAGTTTGGCGTAGGCCGCCATGGCATCGGGATTCTTGATGGCGCGGTAGGTGGCAACCCAATAGGCTTTGGCCATTATTGCTTTCCTTGCTTCATCGTTGTTCGCTGCTGTTCTCACCGACTGACAATGCGCAGATGCGCGAGAGATGGGTGTAAGGCAGACCGGTCTCCTCGGCCCAGGCGTTGAACTGCGCCTGCACCTTGGCGAGGTCGCCCTTCGATTTCACCTCTTCGGCGATGTCGAGACCCGCATCGCGCAGGCACGCCACGACGTCCTTTGACGTCACAAAACCGTCCCAGCCGACGAAGCGCAGCAGCATCTGGCCAGTGTTGCCGCCGAGCCGGCTGCCGCGCTTGGTGAGGAGATCGAGCAGGCCGATCTCGTCGGACGACGGCCATTGCGCCAGAAACTTGCCGAAGCTGCCGTGCTGCTTCGCGATCTCCTGGACGAACGCGGCATTGTCGCGCACCGACATGATCTTGGCGCCGTTGCGGACGATCCGCACATCGCGCAGCAGGCCTTCCCAATAATCCTCGGGCTGGAAGCTGAGCTTGGCCGGCTGGAAACGCAGGAAGGCCTCTTCGAAGCCGCCCCACTTGGTGTCGATCACGCTCCAGGCAAAGCCGGCGCAGAATACCCGCTTGGTCATTTCCGCGAGGATACGGTCATCGCCGAGCCTGGCCAGCCGCTTCAGGTCGGGCTTAGCCGGCATCAATGTCTCCAGCGCCTTGGGCCCGCCCTTGCGTTTCTCGGCGCGGGCACGAATGGTCTTGAAGGGGGGCATACGGAGATCCGTGTTGAGGGCGGGCTAGGACATCAGAATTCAACAAAACGGTCCAGTCCCGAGGTGATTGCGCGGAGAAAATCGACCATGCTGGTCCGCTTCTTGCTTCATGAAGTCCGGAATCCCTGACATTTTCACTCTCTCGCGGACGTCTCCCATGCGCTGCCTGGTCGTGGCCGATCTGCATTATTCGCTGCCGCAGCTCGATTGGCTGGTCAGCGCGGCCGCGCAATTCGACCTCGTGATTTTCGCCGGCGACGCGCTCGACATCGGCTCGATCGTGGACTTCCGCGCCCAGATTGTTGTGGTGAAGAAATACCTCGCGCTGCTCGCCGCCCAGACCCGCGTGATCCTCTGCTCCGGCAATCACGACCTCGACGAGCGCAATGCCGACGGCGAGAAGATTCCGCGCTGGATCTCGGAGGTGCGCGAGATCGGCATTGGCTGCGACGGCGACAGCCTCGTCATCGGCGAGGCGATGTTCACGGTGTGCCCGTGGTGGGACGGGCCACTGGTCAGGCAGCGCATCGTCGATCAGCTCGGCCATGCCGCTGCCAGCCGGCTGCAGCGCTGGATCTGGGTGCATCACGCTCCGCCGGTGAATTCACCGACGAGCTGGGGCGGCAAGCGTTTCTTCGGCGACGTCGAGCTGGTGCATTGGATCGCGCAGTACCAGCCATCGATGGTGATCTCGGGCCATGTGCACCAATCGCCCTTCATCCAGGATGGATCATGGTACGACCGGCTGGACCGGACTTGGATCTTCAACGCCGGCCTGCAGCCCGGTCGCCCGCCGACCTACATCGTGCTGGACCTCGATGCGGACAAGGCCTTCTGGCTTGCCGCGGGCGAAGCACAATGGATCGACCTGACTGCGCCGCTGCAGCGGCCGGCCGCTGCCATCGAGACGCCGCCCGACTGG comes from Bradyrhizobium sp. CCGE-LA001 and encodes:
- a CDS encoding lipopolysaccharide biosynthesis protein — translated: MTQLNMHFSEDEQSRKVRNGALAAVVTQVVRLATQTGSVILLSRLLTPVDFGTYAMASPVLAFAVLFQDLGLGHATVQKDELTQTELSALFWVNLSVGAALAVTQVALSPLIARFYSVPNLAPLTSGMSVTLLLSGADVQHLSLLTRQMRFWTLAGLESAAALTGLLTSVVVALVYHSYWAILAGSLASGLVLAGGAWLSSGWLPSRPGSIRAARDMLTFGLGVTGYNFAEFLSRNTDGVLIGKVWGTASLGAYNRAYRLLLFPLQQVSNPMVRIMLPTLSGLLKEPERYRESFRRAVLPAFLLVLPGVAFMIACADTLVETLLGDQWREAAPIFVALSIAGLLQTSNSPATWLFLSQGRAKEYMRWGLFNVSTSIAAFICGLPFGPVGVASAYSISECIRTPILWWLIGRNGPVRHRDLMKVIGPHLAGALASVGAACLLHRWLLARSIGGIPDLAACFGLSYAVSLTIVALFPASRGEMRRYAQSIRGG
- the dinB gene encoding DNA polymerase IV, yielding MSESDPVTDNASPVRKIIHIDMDAFYASVEQRDHPELRGKPVAVGGSAERGVVAAASYEARKFGVRSAMPSVTAKRQCPDLIFVKPRFEVYKAISRQIRDIFAEHTDIIEPLSLDEAYLDVTENLQGIPLARDIALKIREKVRAETGLNASAGISYNKFLAKLASDHRKPNGQFVISPEMGPAFVEMLPVGKFHGIGPATAAKMNALGLFTGLDIRNQTLAFMNANFGKSGAYYYWISRGVDERPVRANRIRKSIGAENTFSTDLDAYDALAAELRPLVDKVWRHCEATGNRGRTVTLKIKFADFEIITRSRSIPAPVARRDDLERLACGLLEIEMPLPKRVRLLGVSLSALQAGDEAEPQLTLGI
- a CDS encoding DNA-3-methyladenine glycosylase I produces the protein MPPFKTIRARAEKRKGGPKALETLMPAKPDLKRLARLGDDRILAEMTKRVFCAGFAWSVIDTKWGGFEEAFLRFQPAKLSFQPEDYWEGLLRDVRIVRNGAKIMSVRDNAAFVQEIAKQHGSFGKFLAQWPSSDEIGLLDLLTKRGSRLGGNTGQMLLRFVGWDGFVTSKDVVACLRDAGLDIAEEVKSKGDLAKVQAQFNAWAEETGLPYTHLSRICALSVGENSSEQR
- a CDS encoding DUF1330 domain-containing protein gives rise to the protein MAKAYWVATYRAIKNPDAMAAYAKLSRPAIEAAGGRVLARGMPAAVFEFGQMERVVLIEFDSVESAKAAYASPAYQKAHDLLGDGADRDIRIVEAAD
- a CDS encoding TspO/MBR family protein, which produces MVLLLIFVAGVVGIGWLIGATNLPGEWYAGLAKPSFVPPNWAFPIAWTILYVMIAIAGWRTFRREPRGKAMLAWATQMALNFAWSPVMFTMHQIGAALVILIGLFVAIVAYIALEMSRDRLAAVLFVPYAAWVAFAGVLNAAIWRLN
- a CDS encoding metallophosphoesterase family protein codes for the protein MRCLVVADLHYSLPQLDWLVSAAAQFDLVIFAGDALDIGSIVDFRAQIVVVKKYLALLAAQTRVILCSGNHDLDERNADGEKIPRWISEVREIGIGCDGDSLVIGEAMFTVCPWWDGPLVRQRIVDQLGHAAASRLQRWIWVHHAPPVNSPTSWGGKRFFGDVELVHWIAQYQPSMVISGHVHQSPFIQDGSWYDRLDRTWIFNAGLQPGRPPTYIVLDLDADKAFWLAAGEAQWIDLTAPLQRPAAAIETPPDWLTSLDRIADPSLARPPAAAG
- a CDS encoding sensor histidine kinase gives rise to the protein MLALLIRLGLRFEDRIEERRFVDQYVRGSLGWTQIAMLLGAATYAGYTLWDWVLYPEVVPTTLAIRGGTALFILLPLTALLSRRRMKPWAETIFLVYCVIPGCILPSIYLVLPSGFTFAAPGMMMIILFVSTMLPLRIGSLAIFCLLSSTALLVAETFAQTMPAGLSFINHSLVGNAYALSLYAVAAREFRARKQFRTAEALQREKERSEKSLRELRATQEQLVQAEKLASLGQLVAGVAHEVNTPLGLALTTSTTMQADLQTMADALGGASVRRSDLTKGIDRLKQGLNLTFENLHRASEMVQSFRQVAVHQADEDRRSFELKDWLSELISKLGPLLSHHGLTIEVQCPAGITLNSYPGALAQVISNLALNTAGHAYPDKKGGKFVITVSQTDSKSVRLVCADEGVGIPDHLQAHVFDPFVTTSREKGNAGLGLHIAFNLVSSSLNGRLRLESKAGPGTRIVIEIPVEGALQDNSKQARPDTIVNSSQ
- a CDS encoding DUF1488 family protein encodes the protein MPLTTDPSRDIEFRLFEGIAFAMFDSEQRVLCFVTWAALLDRAAKDGTRQTDARGTFEQYRWKIELIASRNYDQGETRPVVRTEQLTPR